A DNA window from Hydrogenophaga taeniospiralis contains the following coding sequences:
- a CDS encoding aspartate/glutamate racemase family protein, whose protein sequence is MKQLLVINPNTSERVSALLQTHVQAAAGLHVQVRTVTARFGAPYIADEASYAVAAHAALDAWASALASAEAPPDAVLIGCFGDPGLMALRESSPAPVTGLAEAAFIEAARHGRYAIVTGGERWGPMLQRLAQALGQAQQLAGIHTVVPTGAQLAADPAGAHRLLAQACRDAAHQLGVQAVILGGAGLAGMAAAIQSDVPVPVIDSVTAGTHWALRTPPLPPARHTPGFDIAWQGLSPEMAALGTA, encoded by the coding sequence ATGAAACAGCTGCTGGTCATCAACCCCAACACCTCGGAGCGCGTGAGCGCGCTGCTGCAGACCCATGTACAGGCCGCCGCCGGTCTGCACGTGCAGGTCCGCACCGTGACCGCGCGCTTCGGCGCGCCTTACATCGCCGACGAAGCCAGCTACGCCGTGGCCGCCCACGCCGCGCTCGACGCCTGGGCTTCTGCGCTGGCGAGCGCAGAAGCCCCACCCGACGCGGTGTTGATCGGCTGCTTCGGCGACCCGGGCCTGATGGCCTTGCGCGAGTCCAGCCCCGCGCCGGTCACCGGTCTGGCCGAGGCCGCCTTCATCGAAGCCGCGCGCCACGGCCGTTACGCCATCGTCACCGGCGGCGAGCGCTGGGGACCGATGCTGCAGCGCCTCGCGCAGGCGCTCGGTCAGGCGCAGCAGCTCGCGGGCATCCACACCGTGGTACCCACGGGCGCGCAGCTTGCCGCCGACCCGGCCGGCGCCCACCGCCTGCTGGCCCAGGCCTGCCGCGATGCGGCGCACCAGCTCGGCGTGCAGGCCGTCATCCTCGGCGGCGCGGGCCTGGCCGGCATGGCTGCGGCCATCCAGAGCGATGTGCCTGTGCCGGTGATCGACAGCGTCACCGCCGGCACCCACTGGGCGCTGCGCACGCCGCCGCTGCCCCCCGCTCGCCACACCCCAGGTTTCGACATCGCCTGGCAGGGCCTGTCGCCCGAGATGGCGGCGCTCGGGACCGCCTGA
- a CDS encoding ABC transporter ATP-binding protein, protein MDASTPTPNAIELIALTKRYAQGSVAVDAIDLRIAANSYCCLLGPSGCGKSTTLRMIAGHESTTSGDILLENRNITGLPAAARGTAMMFQSFALFPHLSALDNVAFSLKMKGVDKATRQRQAQDLLERVAMGHLAQRKPGELSGGQQQRVALARALITQPRVLLLDEPLSALDPFLRIQMRAELRHWQKELGLTFIHVTHSQEEAMALADTMVVMNHGRIEQVGSPHEVYNRPASEFVARFMGGHNVLNTTVGKVAVRNDHIRLAPAEGAGWPATVSDVEYQGSYVLLGLQLDQAEASDKVSVMLSEAAFVQAPYHPGDRVGLTWAPEQAHSFGSA, encoded by the coding sequence ATGGACGCCTCCACCCCCACGCCCAACGCCATCGAACTCATCGCCCTGACCAAACGCTACGCCCAGGGCAGCGTGGCGGTGGACGCGATCGACCTGCGCATCGCCGCCAACAGCTACTGCTGCCTGCTCGGGCCCTCGGGCTGCGGCAAGAGCACCACGCTGCGCATGATCGCCGGGCACGAAAGCACCACCAGCGGCGACATCCTGCTGGAGAACCGCAACATCACCGGCCTGCCCGCGGCCGCGCGCGGCACGGCCATGATGTTCCAGAGCTTCGCGCTGTTCCCGCACCTCTCGGCGCTGGACAACGTGGCCTTCAGCCTCAAGATGAAAGGCGTGGACAAGGCCACCCGCCAGCGCCAGGCGCAGGACCTGCTGGAACGTGTGGCCATGGGCCACCTGGCGCAGCGCAAACCGGGCGAACTCTCGGGCGGCCAGCAGCAGCGCGTGGCGCTGGCGCGCGCGCTCATCACCCAGCCGCGCGTGTTGCTGCTCGACGAGCCGCTGTCCGCGCTCGACCCCTTCCTGCGCATCCAGATGCGCGCCGAGCTGCGCCACTGGCAAAAGGAACTGGGCCTGACCTTCATCCACGTCACCCACTCACAGGAAGAGGCCATGGCCCTGGCCGACACCATGGTGGTGATGAACCACGGCCGCATCGAACAGGTCGGCTCGCCGCACGAGGTCTACAACCGCCCGGCCAGCGAGTTCGTGGCGCGCTTCATGGGCGGCCACAACGTGCTGAACACCACCGTGGGCAAGGTTGCCGTGCGCAACGACCACATCCGCCTCGCACCGGCCGAGGGCGCGGGCTGGCCCGCCACCGTGAGCGATGTCGAGTATCAGGGCAGCTACGTGCTGCTGGGCCTGCAACTGGATCAGGCCGAGGCCAGCGACAAGGTGTCGGTGATGTTGTCCGAGGCCGCTTTCGTGCAGGCCCCCTACCACCCGGGCGACCGCGTCGGCCTGACCTGGGCACCCGAACAGGCCCACAGCTTCGGCAGCGCCTGA
- a CDS encoding ABC transporter substrate-binding protein: MSDPIDPISATPATGLSRRSLLQGTAGMAGILASGLAPAVHAQDKITLRYLGTAVNQDKTIAEKFEKDTGIKIQYVAVTTDDVTKRAVTAPNSFDLIDTEYFSLKKIVPTGNLKGIDVKKIKNADKITPLFTTGTVAGKAVGDQGTAPKKVIYLEGEKSKVFAKSPTQFMSLIPTVYNADTLGIRPDLIKRPISSWAELLNPEFKGKAAILNIPSIGIMDAAMVVEAMGIHKYPDKGNMTKAEIDLTIKTLIEAKKAGQFRALWKDFNESVNLMASGEVVIQSMWSPAVTAVRTKGIACNFQPLKEGYRAWAAGFGLPATLSGRKLDGAYEFINWFLDGWAGAYLNRQGYYSAVLETAKAKMEAYEWAYWMEGKPAAQDIKSPNGDVLAKAGAVRDGGSYEARMGGIACWNAVMDENEYMVRKWNEFVAA; the protein is encoded by the coding sequence ATGTCCGATCCGATCGACCCCATTTCCGCCACGCCCGCCACGGGCCTCTCGCGCCGCAGCCTGCTGCAGGGCACCGCCGGCATGGCCGGCATCCTGGCCAGCGGCCTGGCCCCGGCCGTGCACGCCCAGGACAAGATCACCCTGCGGTACCTGGGCACCGCGGTGAACCAGGACAAGACGATTGCCGAGAAGTTCGAGAAGGACACCGGCATCAAGATCCAGTACGTGGCCGTGACCACCGACGACGTGACCAAACGCGCCGTGACCGCACCCAACAGCTTCGACCTGATCGACACCGAGTACTTCTCGCTCAAGAAGATCGTGCCCACCGGCAACTTGAAGGGCATCGACGTCAAGAAGATCAAGAACGCCGACAAGATCACCCCGCTGTTCACCACCGGCACCGTGGCCGGCAAGGCCGTGGGCGACCAGGGCACGGCGCCCAAGAAGGTGATCTACCTCGAAGGCGAAAAGAGCAAGGTCTTCGCCAAGAGCCCGACCCAGTTCATGAGCCTGATTCCCACGGTCTACAACGCCGACACGCTGGGCATCCGCCCCGACCTGATCAAGCGCCCCATCAGCTCCTGGGCAGAGCTGCTGAACCCAGAGTTCAAGGGCAAGGCCGCCATCCTGAACATCCCCAGCATCGGCATCATGGACGCGGCGATGGTGGTGGAGGCCATGGGCATCCACAAGTACCCGGACAAGGGCAACATGACCAAGGCCGAGATCGACCTGACGATCAAGACCCTGATCGAAGCCAAGAAGGCCGGTCAGTTCCGCGCGCTGTGGAAAGACTTCAACGAGTCGGTGAACCTGATGGCCTCGGGCGAGGTGGTGATCCAGTCCATGTGGAGCCCGGCCGTGACCGCCGTGCGCACCAAGGGCATCGCCTGCAACTTCCAGCCACTCAAGGAAGGCTATCGCGCCTGGGCCGCCGGTTTCGGCCTGCCCGCCACGCTGAGCGGCCGCAAGCTCGACGGCGCCTACGAGTTCATCAACTGGTTCCTCGACGGCTGGGCCGGCGCCTACCTCAACCGCCAGGGCTACTACAGCGCCGTGCTGGAGACTGCCAAGGCCAAGATGGAAGCCTACGAGTGGGCCTACTGGATGGAAGGCAAACCCGCCGCGCAGGACATCAAGAGCCCGAATGGCGACGTGCTGGCCAAGGCCGGCGCGGTGCGCGACGGCGGCAGCTACGAAGCGCGCATGGGCGGCATCGCCTGCTGGAACGCGGTGATGGATGAGAACGAGTACATGGTGAGGAAGTGGAACGAGTTCGTCGCTGCGTGA
- a CDS encoding ABC transporter permease, with protein sequence MSSTSTSIAAPVADSPNRTLHAWWQAAPFTLVFVLFFLIPLGLIVMVSFWDFNEYELLPAFTLRNYFAIFEGCSTLTEHGDFCVSLSTYLSTLKFSLLVWGITLVLGFAVAYFLAFHVRSSGMQTALFILCTVPFWTSNVIRMISWVPLLGRNGLVNQGLQGMGLIETPIEWLLFSDFSVVLAFVHLYTMFMIVPIFNSMMRIDRSLLEAASDAGASAWQTLWNVVVPLCKTGIIIGSIFVITIVMGDFVTIGVMGGQQIASVGKIIQVQTSYLQFPLAAANAVILLAVVLMIIWCLTRLVDIRKEL encoded by the coding sequence ATGAGCAGCACATCCACTTCGATCGCGGCGCCTGTCGCCGACAGCCCGAACCGCACGCTGCACGCCTGGTGGCAGGCGGCGCCGTTCACGCTGGTGTTTGTGCTGTTCTTCCTGATTCCGCTGGGGCTGATCGTGATGGTCAGTTTCTGGGATTTCAACGAGTACGAGCTGTTGCCGGCATTCACGCTGCGCAACTACTTCGCTATTTTTGAAGGCTGCTCGACACTCACCGAACACGGCGATTTCTGCGTCTCGCTATCCACGTATCTGTCCACGCTGAAGTTCAGCCTGCTGGTCTGGGGCATCACGCTGGTGCTGGGTTTTGCGGTGGCGTATTTCCTGGCGTTTCATGTGCGCTCTTCCGGCATGCAGACGGCGCTGTTCATTCTGTGCACCGTGCCGTTCTGGACCTCGAACGTGATCCGCATGATCTCGTGGGTGCCGCTGCTCGGGCGCAACGGCCTGGTGAACCAGGGCCTGCAGGGCATGGGGTTGATCGAGACCCCCATCGAGTGGCTGCTGTTCTCCGACTTCTCGGTGGTGCTGGCCTTCGTGCACCTCTACACCATGTTCATGATCGTGCCCATCTTCAACAGCATGATGCGCATCGACCGCAGCCTGCTCGAGGCCGCCAGCGACGCCGGTGCCAGCGCCTGGCAGACGCTGTGGAACGTGGTCGTGCCGCTGTGCAAGACCGGCATCATCATCGGCTCGATCTTCGTCATCACCATCGTCATGGGCGACTTCGTGACCATCGGCGTCATGGGCGGACAACAGATTGCCTCGGTCGGCAAGATCATCCAGGTACAGACCAGCTACCTGCAATTCCCGCTGGCCGCCGCCAACGCCGTGATCCTGCTCGCGGTGGTGCTGATGATCATCTGGTGCCTGACCCGCCTGGTTGATATCAGGAAGGAACTCTGA
- a CDS encoding MBL fold metallo-hydrolase, giving the protein MVRSSQRLHPVRTPAAVRPAATVLLLRDSAEPANPGIEVLMTRRSMTASFAPGAYVFPGGGIDAADAQSHGQSTRRATQSDLHLTQAIAAIRESFEELGILLARRADGSHLGTAQIAALDRQAPFAAQCATQGLTLSGAEVFVLAHWITDRDLPRRFDVPFLVARMPEGQEPVADETEQFEPVWVRPADALARHAAGDFFIIFPTARTLERLQAFASVDELLNACAVSDEPLFTSCPRAGLLNGHESRHMEHEAPFGELALVSPHGQIVHELAWQTQRPVPLLKNVQRLTAPNPGFMTGPGTNSYLVGDPMSGHIAIDPGPDIPEHIERLWRAAGGDIRAIVCTHSHPDHSPGAARLQALCAEKPPILGLPSAPTSRENSRFTPERALADGERLVLQGQDGATHTLQVVHTPGHAANHLCLLLEEDGLLFSGDHILNGSTTVIDPPDGHMGDYLDSLDKLDRLCAQHGVEFILPAHGYVLGDLRRTADSPSAPEHGGARAAIAHLKAHRLAREAKVVRAMQHQPEGTMDDWVKLAYDDVPERLWPVAKRSLLAHVERLQSLGGFNL; this is encoded by the coding sequence ATGGTCCGCTCATCCCAACGCCTGCACCCCGTCCGCACGCCCGCCGCCGTGCGCCCCGCCGCCACCGTGCTGCTGCTGCGCGACAGCGCCGAGCCCGCCAACCCGGGCATCGAAGTGCTGATGACACGCCGCTCCATGACGGCGAGTTTCGCGCCCGGCGCCTACGTGTTTCCGGGCGGCGGCATCGACGCCGCCGATGCGCAATCGCATGGCCAGTCCACCCGCCGCGCGACACAAAGCGACCTGCACCTGACGCAGGCCATCGCCGCCATCCGCGAGAGCTTCGAGGAGCTCGGCATCCTGCTCGCGCGCCGCGCCGACGGCTCGCACCTGGGCACGGCGCAGATCGCGGCGCTGGATCGCCAGGCGCCGTTCGCCGCCCAATGCGCGACGCAGGGCCTCACGCTGTCCGGCGCCGAGGTCTTCGTGCTCGCCCACTGGATCACCGACCGCGACCTGCCACGCCGCTTCGACGTGCCCTTCCTCGTCGCGCGCATGCCCGAGGGTCAGGAGCCGGTGGCCGATGAGACCGAGCAGTTCGAACCGGTCTGGGTGCGCCCGGCCGACGCCCTGGCGCGCCACGCGGCGGGCGACTTCTTCATCATCTTCCCGACCGCCCGCACGTTGGAGCGGTTGCAGGCCTTTGCCTCGGTCGATGAGCTGTTGAACGCTTGTGCGGTCAGCGATGAGCCGCTGTTCACCAGTTGCCCGCGTGCCGGCCTGCTGAACGGCCACGAATCGCGCCATATGGAACACGAGGCCCCGTTTGGCGAACTGGCGCTCGTCAGCCCCCACGGGCAGATCGTGCACGAGCTGGCCTGGCAGACACAGCGCCCGGTGCCGCTGCTGAAAAACGTGCAACGGCTCACCGCGCCCAACCCCGGCTTCATGACCGGCCCGGGCACCAACAGCTACCTGGTGGGCGACCCGATGAGCGGCCACATCGCCATCGACCCCGGACCGGACATTCCAGAACACATCGAACGCCTGTGGCGCGCCGCGGGTGGCGACATCCGCGCCATCGTCTGCACCCACTCCCACCCCGACCATTCGCCCGGCGCCGCGCGGCTGCAGGCCCTGTGTGCCGAGAAGCCGCCCATCCTCGGTCTGCCCAGCGCGCCCACCTCGCGCGAGAACAGCCGCTTCACGCCCGAACGCGCGCTGGCCGACGGCGAACGCCTCGTCTTGCAGGGCCAGGACGGCGCCACCCACACGCTGCAGGTGGTGCACACCCCCGGCCACGCGGCCAACCACCTCTGCCTGCTGCTCGAAGAAGACGGCCTGCTGTTCAGCGGCGACCACATCCTCAACGGCAGCACCACCGTGATCGACCCGCCCGACGGCCACATGGGCGACTACCTCGATTCGCTGGACAAGCTGGACCGGCTGTGCGCGCAACACGGGGTCGAATTCATCCTGCCCGCGCACGGCTACGTGCTGGGCGACCTGAGGCGAACCGCGGACAGTCCGAGCGCACCGGAACACGGCGGCGCCCGCGCGGCGATCGCCCACCTGAAAGCCCACCGCCTGGCGCGCGAAGCCAAGGTGGTGCGCGCCATGCAACACCAACCCGAAGGCACCATGGACGACTGGGTGAAGCTGGCCTACGACGACGTGCCCGAACGCCTGTG
- a CDS encoding GntR family transcriptional regulator, translating to MTKPKAPPATTMTPLSDQDIYERMVSAILDHRLPPGTKLVEDRLAEAFGVSRTRIRPVLVRLANEQVVTLTPNRGASIAQPSEQEAREVFEVRRMIEPTLVERFIASATTADIQTLTRCIRDEEAARAAGDMRRAIRLSGDFHLHIADHAGHDTLGRILRELVSRTSLILMTYSAPHNQAREDATACGCQEHRALLSAIKLRDAREASRLMREHLERLESQLSFQPTRDGAPDLMQLFG from the coding sequence ATGACGAAGCCGAAGGCTCCACCCGCCACGACCATGACGCCGCTGTCCGATCAGGATATCTACGAGCGCATGGTCTCGGCCATCCTCGACCACCGGCTGCCGCCCGGCACCAAGCTGGTGGAGGACCGGCTGGCCGAGGCCTTCGGCGTTTCCCGCACGCGCATCCGCCCGGTGCTGGTGCGCCTCGCCAACGAACAGGTGGTGACGCTCACGCCCAACCGCGGCGCGTCCATCGCCCAGCCCAGCGAACAGGAGGCGCGCGAGGTGTTCGAGGTGCGGCGCATGATCGAGCCCACGCTGGTGGAGCGCTTCATTGCCTCGGCCACCACGGCCGACATCCAGACCCTCACCCGCTGCATCCGCGACGAAGAGGCGGCGCGCGCCGCGGGCGACATGCGGCGCGCGATCCGGCTCTCGGGCGACTTCCACCTGCACATCGCCGACCACGCCGGACACGACACGCTCGGCCGCATCCTGCGCGAGCTGGTCTCGCGCACCTCGCTGATCCTCATGACCTACAGCGCGCCGCACAACCAGGCGCGCGAAGACGCCACCGCCTGCGGCTGCCAGGAGCACCGCGCCCTGCTTTCGGCGATCAAGCTGCGCGATGCACGCGAGGCCTCGCGCTTGATGCGCGAGCACCTGGAGCGGCTGGAGTCGCAACTGAGCTTTCAGCCCACACGCGACGGCGCGCCGGACCTGATGCAACTGTTCGGTTGA
- a CDS encoding ABC transporter permease, whose translation MSHTTESRAPGFWPLALVFALFVLFMYGPMFVIFVLSFQGPEGGLTFPLRGLSLHWFRQLAEGLGTVDIGAAFLRSLMLGGVVMLLTVLFSVLAGLAFRKKLSGGNALFYVTVASLIMPSIIVSLGIGLQFRLLDGGLKWLLEAVGATGTLEAYGTALGLFTSALGAHLTWTLPFGLLIMFAVFNRFNPAYEEAARDLGATPWQTFRHVVLPLIGPSVVGIGMFGFTLSWDEIARTSQAIGDVNTLPLELQGLTSTVTTPAIYALGTVTTVVSFVVIGVTVGVAMLLKKR comes from the coding sequence ATGTCCCACACCACCGAATCCCGCGCCCCCGGCTTCTGGCCACTGGCTTTGGTCTTCGCGCTCTTCGTGCTGTTCATGTACGGCCCGATGTTCGTCATCTTCGTGCTCTCGTTCCAAGGGCCGGAGGGCGGCCTGACCTTCCCGCTGCGGGGTCTGTCGCTGCACTGGTTCCGCCAGCTCGCCGAGGGCCTGGGCACGGTGGACATCGGCGCGGCCTTCCTGCGCTCGCTCATGCTGGGTGGCGTGGTGATGCTGCTGACCGTGCTGTTCTCGGTGCTGGCGGGGCTGGCGTTCCGCAAGAAGCTCAGCGGTGGCAACGCGCTGTTCTATGTGACGGTGGCCAGCCTGATCATGCCGTCCATCATCGTGTCGCTGGGCATCGGCCTGCAGTTCCGCCTGCTCGACGGTGGCCTCAAGTGGCTGCTCGAAGCGGTGGGCGCGACCGGCACGCTGGAGGCATACGGCACCGCACTCGGCCTGTTCACCTCGGCGCTCGGTGCCCACCTCACCTGGACCCTGCCGTTTGGCCTGCTGATCATGTTCGCGGTGTTCAACCGCTTCAACCCGGCCTATGAAGAAGCGGCGCGCGACCTGGGCGCCACGCCCTGGCAGACCTTCCGCCACGTGGTACTGCCCCTGATCGGCCCCTCGGTGGTCGGCATCGGCATGTTCGGCTTCACGCTCAGCTGGGACGAGATTGCCCGCACCTCACAGGCCATCGGCGACGTCAACACCCTGCCGCTGGAGCTGCAGGGCCTCACCTCCACCGTCACCACGCCAGCCATCTACGCGCTGGGCACCGTGACCACCGTGGTGTCGTTCGTGGTGATCGGCGTCACCGTGGGTGTGGCCATGCTCCTGAAAAAGCGATGA